From the genome of Miscanthus floridulus cultivar M001 chromosome 10, ASM1932011v1, whole genome shotgun sequence, one region includes:
- the LOC136489139 gene encoding uncharacterized protein — MAKTLRDYSTPALANMPIGLAVSIGDGNFELCTSPIMMVQANQFHGLPSEDMNVHLQHFLELCDTIVIKDVAHRSIRLRLFPFFLLGKAKQWFQKEKDDVKTWDKMFCGVPRQVLP, encoded by the coding sequence ATGGCCAAGACCCTCCGAGACTACTCCACCCCTGCTCTTGCCAACATGCCCATTGGGCTCGCTGTCAGCATTGGGGATGGGAACTTTGAGCTCTGCACTAGCCCCATcatgatggtgcaggcaaaccaattCCATGGCTTGCCAAGCGAGGACATGAACgtgcatctccaacacttcctcgagTTGTGCGACACGATCGTCATCAAGGACGTCGCACATAGGAGCATTAGGCTCCGCTTGTTTCCCTTCTTCCTCTTAGGGAAGGCGAAGCAGTGGTTTCAAAAGGAAAAGGATGATGTCAAGACATGGGACAAAATGTTCTGCGGCGTTCCTCGCCAAGTTCTTCCCtag